In Thioclava sp. GXIMD2076, one DNA window encodes the following:
- a CDS encoding AEC family transporter: MFDIIRLILPIYLLIAVGFVLIRIRYIAPADLRGAGRLVIRFFLPLVVFAAVGAGQHDTALHPMLFAAYVGGSLLSYASAYGMAWMAGKDHGVRAFEAMGCSCSNSAFFGLPIVTLVSGPAIAFDIFAMALLVENLIMIPLAVSIIEAESGLTWPKLRKLIFGVLTNPLLVGAVAGLIWKATGLGLPQIALDAIGLMTPVAAPVALLTVGGAVAELSLRTFRWGVVRITLCKLILHPLWVGLMILLLSGMPGDLQIAAIVNASLPMMSVYMLFGIRFRREDVAATALITATALSFVTLSTLLYLLR; this comes from the coding sequence ATGTTCGACATTATCCGCCTCATCCTCCCGATCTACCTGCTCATCGCCGTCGGATTCGTGCTGATCAGGATCCGGTATATCGCGCCGGCTGATCTGCGCGGAGCGGGGCGGCTTGTCATCCGGTTTTTCCTGCCGCTTGTCGTTTTTGCGGCGGTGGGCGCGGGACAGCATGATACCGCGCTGCATCCGATGCTGTTTGCCGCCTATGTCGGGGGGTCGCTGCTCAGCTATGCGAGCGCCTATGGCATGGCGTGGATGGCGGGCAAGGATCATGGTGTCAGGGCCTTCGAGGCCATGGGATGCTCCTGCTCGAACTCGGCCTTCTTCGGGCTACCCATCGTGACGCTGGTCTCCGGCCCCGCGATTGCCTTCGACATTTTCGCGATGGCACTGCTGGTCGAGAACCTGATCATGATCCCCCTCGCTGTAAGCATCATCGAGGCGGAGAGCGGGCTGACATGGCCGAAACTGCGCAAACTGATCTTCGGGGTCCTGACCAACCCGCTTCTTGTCGGCGCGGTGGCGGGGCTCATATGGAAGGCCACCGGTCTGGGTCTGCCACAGATCGCGCTGGATGCCATCGGGCTGATGACACCAGTGGCGGCTCCTGTGGCGCTGCTGACGGTCGGCGGGGCGGTGGCGGAGCTGTCTTTACGCACCTTCCGCTGGGGCGTCGTGCGTATTACCCTGTGCAAGCTGATCCTCCACCCGCTGTGGGTGGGTCTGATGATCCTGCTTCTTTCGGGGATGCCCGGTGATCTGCAGATCGCGGCGATCGTCAATGCCTCGCTGCCGATGATGTCTGTCTATATGCTCTTCGGCATCCGCTTCCGTCGCGAGGATGTGGCCGCAACAGCCCTTATCACGGCAACGGCTCTGTCCTTCGTGACACTCTCGACCCTACTCTACTTGCTTCGCTAG